The following DNA comes from Sphingopyxis sp. BSN-002.
AGCCGTTCGCAACGGCCGCCGACGTTCCCGCGCCGAGCGTCGCATCGGTCACCGCATCATATCCGGGGGTCGGCAGCGTCTGGGTATAGACGCGGTCGATCTTCGAATAGAAGGCGCCGAGCACCCACTGGAACGGGCTGTCGTTGTCCGACGCGATGCGGACTTCCTGCGTCCAGGTTTCGAGGTCGGTCGTGTCGACCAGATTCGACGGTAGCAGCACGCCGGCATCGGGGAAGCCGAGGTCGACCGACACCGAACCGGTGAGTGCACTCGCATCGCGGCTGACGAGGATGTCGCGGTTGATGTACGAGGTCACCGACGTGAGCTTGGCACCGCCGAGCCCGACGTTGATGTTGAGGTCGGCGATCAGCGTCTCGTCGCTGAAGCCCTCGCGCAGCAACAGATATTGCTCGCGCTCGTCATAGGTCACTTGCGGGCGGGTGGTCGTGAACTGGTTGCCATAGAGATTGTAGATGTCCTGCCGGTTGAACCCGTCGGCGGTCACTTTCTGATAGACGAAGCGCGGCGTGATCGAGAAATTGTCCGAGGGTTCAAAGGTCAGCGCGAGACGGCCGCCATAGCGTTCGCCGCTGTTGACGTCGTTGCCGCCCGCCGGGCCGATCGCGTTGATGAAGCCGCCATAGCGCGTGTAATAGCCCACCGCGCGCAGCGCCGCCTTGTCGCCCATCGGAATGTTGACCGCGCCCTTGAGGTGGCCCCCGATATCGTCGCCGTCGACGAGGTTGAGGTTCGCCTCGACGCTGCCTTCGGTCACGCCGAGCTTCGGCTGGTTGGTAATGTAGCGGATCGTGCCGCCGACCGAGCCCGAGCCGAAGAGCGTGCCCTGCGGGCCGCGTAGCGTTTCAACGCGGTTGAGATCGTAAAGGTCGATGTCGGGGGTGAAGAGCGAGAGCGAAATCACGCTTTCGTCGAGATAGACCCCGACCTGTTCCTTGACGCCCGGCTGGTCGCGAACGACCTGGCCGGCCGAGACGCCGCGTACCGAGACCTGGCTCTGCCCCGGCCCGAGATTCTGGACCGAGAGGCCGGCAACGTTGCGCGAGAGATCCTCGAGCGTCACCGCGCCCGATTTCTGGATGTCCTCGGCGGTCTGCGCGTTGATCGAGAAGGGAATATCCTGAATGCTGGTGTCGCGCTTGGTCGCGGTGACGATGATGGCGTTGCCGTCATAGTCGTCGTTGGATGCGTCTTGCGCTGCAGCGTTGGTGGTAATTGCGAGCGCGAGCGTAGAAAGCCCCGCCAATAGGGTCGTGCGAACCATAATATCCTCCCAGTTGCAAACGCGGGGCTATTTTGCCCCTACGTGAAGAGGATGGTGCGCTTTTGCCGAGTCCAAGGCAATGGGGTGCGAATCGGCGCGCAAAAATGGCGGCGGACTGTTGCATCGCGGCCACGGTCACCCAAAACGGTCTGGCCAAAAAAGAGGCCGGCCAATCAATGGCCGGCCAGTGGTTCGCAGGAGGAACCCCGGTAGGATCCCGCCGCCGTTTGAAAGAGGAGAGAGAGCGGCGGCGGGTATCCTGTCTCGTCAGATATTGTAGGCGCGCTCCCCGTGTTCGCCGAGGTCGAGGCCTTCGCGTTCGACTTCCTCGCTGACCCGCAGGCCGGTGAGCGCCTTGGCCGCATAGGTCGCGATCACGGTGCCGATAGCTGCCCAGACGATGGCGACCAGTACCGCGACGACCTGCGTTGCGACCTGCGGACCCATGGCGAAATCTTCGCCGCCAGGGCCGCCTAGGCTGGGTGCATAGACGATGCCGGTGCCAATAGCGCCGACGATGCCGCCGATGCCGTGGATGCCGAAGGCGTCGAGCGCGTCGTCATAGCCGAGCTTCGGCTTGAGGACGGTCACCGCATAGAAGCAGATCACCGAAGCGACCGCGCCAAGGACGATGGCGCCGAACGGACCCGAGTTGCCCGCCGCGGGGGTGACGGCGACGAGGCCGGCGATGATCCCCGAGCAGAAGCCGAGCGCCGAGGGTTTGTGGCCGGCGACCTTTTCGGCGAGCATCCAGAAGAGCGCGGCGGAGGCGGTGGCGACGAACGTGTTGATCATCGCGAGCGCCGCCGAGCCGTTGGCTTCGAGCGCCGAGCCGGCGTTGAACCCGAACCAGCCCACCCACAGCAGGCCGGTGCCGACCATCGTCAGCGTCAGCGAGTGCGGGGCCATGATTTCCTTCTGGTAGCCGATGCGCTTGCCGAGGATCATCGAGGCGACGAGTGCCGAGACACCCGCGTTGATGTGCACCACGGTGCCGCCGGCGAAGTCGAGCGCCGCCGGAAGCGAACTGCCGAACATGCCGCCTTCGAAGAGGAAACCGCCGGCCGCCCACACCATATGCGCGATCGGGAAATAGACGATCGTCAGCCAGATGATGCCGAAGACGAGCGCCGCCGAGAATTTCATGCGCTCGACCGTCGCGCCCAGGACCAGCGCGAGGGTGATCGCGGCAAAGGTCATCTGGAAGCTGATGAACACATATTCGGGCAGCTTGAAACCGTCCGAGAAAGTATCGGCCAGGCTGTCGGGCGTCACGCCGGCGAGGAAGAACTTGCCCCACGCGATGAAGGCATTGCCCTCGGGGCCGAAGGCGAGGCCATAGCCATAGACGACCCAGATGATCATCGCGAGGCACGCGAGCGCGCCGATCTGCGTCATCGTCGAGAGCATGTTCTTGGTGCGCGTCAGACCGCCGTAGAACAGCGCAAGACCCGGCAGGATCATCGCGAGGACGAGCACGGTCGAGGTCATCATCCACGCCGTATCGCCCTTGTCGACGACGGGTTCGGGCGCCGCGGCGGCCGCTTCCTGTGCCCAGGCGGGCAGCGCCGCGAACAGCGCGAGGCCGGCGGCCCCGGCGCTCGCCGCAATCTTCTTTGCGAACGTCATATTATCCCCCTTCGTCATTAGAGAGCCGCCTCGCCGGTCTCGCCGGTGCGGATGCGCACGGCCTGACCCACGTCGAGGACGAAAATCTTGCCGTCGCCGATCGACCCGGTTCCGGCGCTTTGCTGGAGCGTTTCCACGACCCGCGGCGCGAGCGCATCGTCGCAGACGAGCTCGATCTTCACCTTCGGGACCATGTTGGTTGCATATTCGGCGCCGCGATAAATCTCGGTCTGCCCTTTTTGCCGGCCGAAACCCTTGACCTCGGTCACGGTCATGCCAGCGATGCCCAGCCCGGTCAGCGCTTCGCGCACCTCGTCGAGCTTGAACGGTTTGATGATAGCCAGGATCAGCTTCATGATGCCCCCTTTTGCTTATGGCACCATGCTGCAGTGCAACAGCCGTGCCAGATTGCGCCGGAGCCGTGAAAGTTAACATTTTGTGACGGTTTTTGAGTCGGACGCGCAACGGATCGTGCGTTCGGTGGGCAAGCGAGGCAGCGCTTTGCCTAAATTTTGGGCATCACAAGGCTTTAAAGCGGGCCCATATCGGGAGGTGGTCGGAGGCGCGGGCGGCGAGCGCGCTCTGATGCACACCGGCCTCGAGCGCTTCGAGGTCAGGCGACGCGAATATCCGGTCGAGCTTGGCCACGGGGCGGCGGCTGTGGAAGCTGTGCCCGGTGTCGACGAGCCGGTGCTGCGCGCCGAAATCGGCGAGGCAGCCGCCGCGATTGCGCCATTCGTTGCAGTCGCCCATCAGGATCGTCGGCAGATTTTCGCCCCCGGCGACATGATCGAGGATCGCGCGCGCCTGTTGCCGCCGCCTGAGGCCCGAAATGTCGAGATGCATCCCGACGACGCGCAGCCGCGTGTCGCCGATGCGCAGCGTCGCTGCCACGGCGCCGCGCGGTTCGAGCGTCGGCAGGTGCAGCGCGTGGCTTTCCTCGACCTCTATCCCCTTGCGCACGAGCAGCGCATTGCCGTGCCAGCCGATGCTGTGCGGCCGGTCGGTCAGTTCGACGGGAACATAGTCGCTATGCTCGACAAGCATGTGCGGAGGAATCGCGCTCGCGCGGGTACCGAAGCGGCGGTCGGCCTCCTGCAGCGCGACGATATCGGCGTCGAGTTCGCCGAGCACCGAAAGCACCCGCCCCGGATCGCGGCGCCGGTCGAGCCCGATACCCTTGCGCATATTGTAGCTGGCGACCTTGATCATGAGCGGGAGCGGCTGCTTTCCGTTGGCTTCGTTATAATCAGGACGAACGGGGAAGGGTTCGGTTGCGAATCTAGCCCGCGCCGAACTCGGCCAGCAATGCTTGCGCCTCGCCCAAATCCTCGTCGAGCACCATCACGCGCACCGGGATCAGCAATCCGACGCTTTCGGCGATGTTCATTCCCGCATCGAAGCACACGGCATGGATGCCGGCATTTTCGAGCCGGCCGCGCAGCAGCTCGGCCTCGGCGCCGTTGGGCAGGCGGACGAGTTCGACGAGTGCCATCAGGAGGATGTCTTGGCGGCTTCGCCGGTGATGAACCGGTCGGTCGGGCGCGTCGGCAGGCCGTCGATGCTTTTCGTGCGGCCTTGGAATTTCTCGACCCACAGCTCCGGGTCGGCCTGGCGGTGATATTTCTGCAGCGTGTCGCGCTCGTGCTGCAATTCCATCATCGGCACGCCCCAGCCACAGCTCGTCTGGACGCTTTCGACGTCGATGACGAAGATCTGGCGCGTGCCCGGGATCAGGGTGAAATTCGCCGCGAGCGCATCCCATTCGGCATCCTGCGGCAGCACCGCGCGGCCGCGGCCATAGATGCGCAGGATCAGCGCGGTCCGGTCGAAGGCGCAGAACATGATCGTGATCCGGCCATCGGCGGCGAGGTGCGCGTGCGTTTCGTTCCCCGATCCGCCGAGGTCGAGATAGGCGACCTGATGCTCGGACAGCACGCGAAAGCTGTCGGCATAGCCCTTGGGCGACAGGTTGATGCGGCCCTCGGATGCCGCGGTCGCGGTGAAATAGATCGGCTGCTTCTCGACGAAGGCGATATGCTTGTCGGTCAGCGTGTCGGTGAATTCGGCCATGGCTGCTCTCCGTGATCCGCCCGCCCTATCACCAATCCTTGCCCTCTTCTATCGCCGCCGCTTCCTCGGGACGCGACGCACGGCCGAGCACCGCATTGCGATGCGGAAAGCGGCCGAAACGGTCGATGATGTCGAAATGCTTTTGCGCATATTCGAGCGAGCGGGGGTCGGCGAGCCCGGCCATCAGCCGCAGCGATTCGCGCTGGTCGGCAATGTCCTCGCTATGCTCGAAGGGTAGATAGGCGAATTGCCGCCACCCCTCGGGATAATCGCGGTC
Coding sequences within:
- a CDS encoding TonB-dependent receptor; the encoded protein is MVRTTLLAGLSTLALAITTNAAAQDASNDDYDGNAIIVTATKRDTSIQDIPFSINAQTAEDIQKSGAVTLEDLSRNVAGLSVQNLGPGQSQVSVRGVSAGQVVRDQPGVKEQVGVYLDESVISLSLFTPDIDLYDLNRVETLRGPQGTLFGSGSVGGTIRYITNQPKLGVTEGSVEANLNLVDGDDIGGHLKGAVNIPMGDKAALRAVGYYTRYGGFINAIGPAGGNDVNSGERYGGRLALTFEPSDNFSITPRFVYQKVTADGFNRQDIYNLYGNQFTTTRPQVTYDEREQYLLLREGFSDETLIADLNINVGLGGAKLTSVTSYINRDILVSRDASALTGSVSVDLGFPDAGVLLPSNLVDTTDLETWTQEVRIASDNDSPFQWVLGAFYSKIDRVYTQTLPTPGYDAVTDATLGAGTSAAVANGFGPNSPYNAFLPYDIKQFALFGEVSYDITDAFTATAGGRYYDFKETRSFVSGGLFANGDNRTDSTKSSGFTPRFLLSYDVAKDVTINAQASKGFRLGGVNDPLNLPLCSPADAALFGGFQSYNDESLWNYELGVKSGGRGFTFNAAGFYNDIRNLQVTLDAGSCSSRIVFNVPKAHSMGLEFELGLHPTDGLDFNLSGSIIEAEFDTTLPGALVTATGIRDGNRLPSVPKFQLSASGSYEFPVTDTAKAYVSASFQHVGTRYTQPADQENNPRTFVHGLPFGGAPANASTTVDLQLPDYQLVNLSAGVDFDNGLSLIAYVNNLFDENALLSFDRERGGRARLGYTVGQPRTFGITARKTF
- a CDS encoding ammonium transporter, translating into MTFAKKIAASAGAAGLALFAALPAWAQEAAAAAPEPVVDKGDTAWMMTSTVLVLAMILPGLALFYGGLTRTKNMLSTMTQIGALACLAMIIWVVYGYGLAFGPEGNAFIAWGKFFLAGVTPDSLADTFSDGFKLPEYVFISFQMTFAAITLALVLGATVERMKFSAALVFGIIWLTIVYFPIAHMVWAAGGFLFEGGMFGSSLPAALDFAGGTVVHINAGVSALVASMILGKRIGYQKEIMAPHSLTLTMVGTGLLWVGWFGFNAGSALEANGSAALAMINTFVATASAALFWMLAEKVAGHKPSALGFCSGIIAGLVAVTPAAGNSGPFGAIVLGAVASVICFYAVTVLKPKLGYDDALDAFGIHGIGGIVGAIGTGIVYAPSLGGPGGEDFAMGPQVATQVVAVLVAIVWAAIGTVIATYAAKALTGLRVSEEVEREGLDLGEHGERAYNI
- a CDS encoding P-II family nitrogen regulator, which translates into the protein MKLILAIIKPFKLDEVREALTGLGIAGMTVTEVKGFGRQKGQTEIYRGAEYATNMVPKVKIELVCDDALAPRVVETLQQSAGTGSIGDGKIFVLDVGQAVRIRTGETGEAAL
- a CDS encoding endonuclease/exonuclease/phosphatase family protein, with amino-acid sequence MIKVASYNMRKGIGLDRRRDPGRVLSVLGELDADIVALQEADRRFGTRASAIPPHMLVEHSDYVPVELTDRPHSIGWHGNALLVRKGIEVEESHALHLPTLEPRGAVAATLRIGDTRLRVVGMHLDISGLRRRQQARAILDHVAGGENLPTILMGDCNEWRNRGGCLADFGAQHRLVDTGHSFHSRRPVAKLDRIFASPDLEALEAGVHQSALAARASDHLPIWARFKAL
- a CDS encoding DUF2007 domain-containing protein, encoding MALVELVRLPNGAEAELLRGRLENAGIHAVCFDAGMNIAESVGLLIPVRVMVLDEDLGEAQALLAEFGAG
- a CDS encoding pyridoxamine 5'-phosphate oxidase family protein translates to MAEFTDTLTDKHIAFVEKQPIYFTATAASEGRINLSPKGYADSFRVLSEHQVAYLDLGGSGNETHAHLAADGRITIMFCAFDRTALILRIYGRGRAVLPQDAEWDALAANFTLIPGTRQIFVIDVESVQTSCGWGVPMMELQHERDTLQKYHRQADPELWVEKFQGRTKSIDGLPTRPTDRFITGEAAKTSS